Sequence from the Phragmites australis chromosome 6, lpPhrAust1.1, whole genome shotgun sequence genome:
TATAGATGGCTTCGTCCAGCACTTTTTCTGGATGGGCTCATCCAGACGAGAATATTGCCTCTAGATAACCATCCTATACAGCTTGCGTTTCAACCGAACAACTCTAAAAATTAGATAGCCATCTCCATCCCTTCAACCAAATATACCTTTTTAAGTTCATCGCAGGCATGAACCAGACTGCTTCTTAGGCTAATGTTAGCTGGCGTGAAGATGATATTTTTCCGGATTGTAATTCTGCATGACTTGGGTAGTCATAGAGTATCTAACGATATGGTTGAAAATGTGTTTAATGCTGCTCTTTCTTCTTGGGAATGGCTCACCGGTGCTATACTTTCCGGCGCACCGGTGCTCCCGGCGAACCTTGTTGCCGCTCAGGAGTGGATCACAAATAGGAGCATGTAACAGCCGGGGCGGCCAGAATATCTGAAGAAAAGAGAGCATTTTAAGTGCTTTTCTATTGTCGGAAACTGCCATTCCTGCAGCTATGACTGATGATGTAATTAGCTTTAAGAGATACATGTGTGGTGTGATGCCATGCAAAAGTTTGATTTCATAGTGTGAAGAGCCTCTTGGCGTCCTTGTGCATGGACCTGACGATGGCCGTGACCTGCTCCACCTGCCGCTCGTCGGAGCACGCCGCGAGGAGCACCTTGGCCGTGCCGGCGTCCGGGTAGCACCCGGCGTCCACCATCTCCTCGAAGATCTCCAGGCACCGCCCGTACTCCTTCTTCCTCGCGTACGCGCCGATGCGGGACGTCCACGTCACCACGTCGGCGGCGAGCCCCCTGGCCGCCACGGCGCCGAACGCCACCTCCATCCGGTCCAGGTACCCCGCGCGCCCGTACACGTTCACCAGCACGTTGTACGTGCCGATGTCCGGACCGCCGCTGTCGTCGCGCTTCTCCATGGCCGCGAGGAGGCGCTCCATGTCGTCGAGCCGCCCGGCCCGGCCGTACGCGTTGAGCGCAAAGGTGTCGGGCCTCAGGCCGGACTTGTGCAGCTGCGCCATCGCCTCCTCGCACCTCGCCACGTTGCCGGACTTGGCGTGCGCGGACAAGAGCAGCATGTGCGACTTCATCGTCGGCCTCATGCCCTGCTGCTTCAGTTCTTGGAACGCCGCTCCTGCCTCTGAATAATCACAAAACAGCAGAAAAATCAGCCAACTCATGTTCTTCAGTTCTgttatttttaagaaaaaagaaaataacattCATTTTCTTGCGTTGTTGCTCACTAACAAATTAAATTTTCCACCAAGATGCAGCAATTAGAAATCAGCACGAACAAGCTTGTTGAGCTATTGCGAGGAAGCAGGTGTGACTGTGAGTACCTTGATGAAGACCAGCTCTGCCATTAGCATCCACCAAGATGTTGTATGAAGCTCTGTCAGGCTCACACCCCATGTGTTGCATCAGAGAGAAGATCTCCGATGCGCCTTGCCGGAACCCTGCGCGGCTGCAGTGCAAGAAAGATTGATGCAACGGCATTGCTTCACAGCAAGCTGAACAAATCTCACTAGAACAACGCGTAGGGATACGACGACAGGCCCATGGAATTGTTTCTACCTGTAAGCTTCCATCAGGGCATTGTAGGCGTACACATCAGGCTCATGCCCAGCTTGCTGCATTTCCTCAAACACTTCTTCTGCCTTCTCGCACAGGCCTTCCCTTGCAAACGCATTCACCGGTGCAGTGTAGGTGCAGATGTTGGGCTTGCACCCTATCGACTTCATCTTGTTGAAAACTTTCAGTGACGACATTGGTTGCTTTGACTGCGAAAAGGATGAGAATGCAGAACACTACCTCAGAATGCTGCTACAGACTTGAGGTCATCTGATGATATCGCATTAAGCTTGAGAAACAATTGCCTGACCTTCCCATATACATTGATCATCAGGGTATACGTCTCCGTGTTAGTTCTGCAACGTTCTTTTTTCATCCTTTGATACACTTGGACCGCCTTTTCGGTACATCTCGCTTTCAGTAGGCCATCGAGATATGCATCATATACAGTTGCACCTACAAGAGAGTTCTTGCTGCGAGTTCTTTTTACCCACAAGTTTTTTTCATGACAAAATTAGGTGAGCATATTTGAGGCGTGTACTTGGAGGAATCCCGTTCTCCTGCATCTCTGAAATCACGCCCTCTGCTCGATGCAGTGATCCAGCATTGCAGTAAGCACGCAAGGGAAGAGCATAGGTGTCTTCTGTGGGCACACAGTGAGCCTCCAGAAGAGTCATGTAAATCGATTCTGCCTTATTCAGCTGACGCTTTTGGCCATATGCGTCGATGAGCAGATTGTAGCAGATGATGTCGGGACGGAACGAACTCCTGTACACGATCCACTAGCAGACCTATAGGCACTCTTGACAAATCAAACATCGAAACCTTAGGAATTAAGTCAGCACCAAAATGACAAGTAACCAGACTATACATTGCACTCTGACCAATTTGGCATGATATGATCAGCATACTGACCAAAGCTAAAAGATATAAAGAGATGCGATCAGCAATGAAAATGTGAACTAGGACTTACTGCTATGATCGGGTCCCATTGTCGGTTCAGACGGAGCTGGACTGCGACATTGAGAATGTCATCCCAGAGATTGTATGCAGGAGGAATGTTGTCCAGTGATTCCCAGATTTTGGCAACGTCGGTCCCTTCTGAACAAATTCTAGGATGTCCTGTGCCATTGGACTGAGCACAGGGAAGATTCCATCGACAAACCCAGAGCCGTATTTCCATCCACGGCCTCTCATAGCACCCCCTGCATGTTCATGAAATTTGAAGCCGTTATATCATTTCGGAGAGAAATGCTAATGCCATTTCCTACTTGAACTTCCAATGAAACTGTAGATTCAAGCAGAAGACAagaatttctcttttttataaGTAATCTCAGAATTTTTGATGTGTGGTATAGCCGTATAGGACGGAAAAAATAAGGGAAAGAGAACTGGCATTACCCCTTTTTCTCGATATTTTTTTTCGGTTGAAGGTCCTTGCCACGCCATCTTTGTCGATGTAAGCGCCCTCCTTTTTCCTATTCGTCCTCTCATTATGGCTATAAGAATTCACCTCTGCATCATGGGAGGCAGTTTCTTGCAAGACATTTTTACAGGCACATAGTTTCCATCTTGGTTTTGCAGCTGGATAATACAGTGGAGCCTCAACCCTTAACCTGCAAAATAGATGGACCAACATAACTGCAAATGTtactgatagaactcgtgatgtTCTGCTTTCAGCACATCTACTCAAGCCATTCGGAGAGCAAACATTTAAAAGCTTATTTGTTACCACCAAAAGAGTTATCGAAATTACCACCAAAAGAGTTATCGAAAACACTGAGTACCACAGAATGGAACCGCCAATTCACAATGACCCGCAAATACAATAGTAAATTACATAAATTGGGAAAGATTGAATGAACATAGAAAGAATTAGATGAGCATCCAGACAGGTAGAATCTGACTTGCATGAACTCAGGGTGATGACGGTCACCAGTGTTCTTGACAGGCAAAGAGTGCAGAGCTGCTGAACAGTGTGAGGGAAAATATCGCTGGTCTTTCAAGCTTTTGCTTGAGCTGTGGTCGTTTCTTAGAGGATGAGAGTGTGAGTGTCTGAAGGGCAGGAGCTGCGAGAGGACAAGCTGAAATCTCTTTAAGATTTTTGTTTTGGCTTGTTCTATCCAGTGTGCCCTTCTGGGCCTCTTAAGATCTATCATTCAGAATCCCTTATCCAGAAGGAGTATAAAATCTGGGCATAGCTTTCATGTGCATGGCTACTGCATTGGCAACTTTCAGAGAATGAACTAACatgagcatttttttttacgTGTAATGTCCAACACAAAGGTTTACTGAGATGTAATTTCTAATGCTCTTTAAGTCAAGTGTTTGCTGGTTGTCTGCAGCCACAAGCTTCCCTGCGTGATATCTCAAGAGTAGCAGCAGATCGACTGGCAGGCCACAGTAGCTCAGAACAAGAAATCAGTTTAATTACATGGAGAAATGACAACGCACAAGATGTCAAATTGCTCTAAAAAGAGATTTCTGATGCATTAGATCATCCAAAAGCTGAAGAAAACGTAATCTTGCATGTGCAGTTGTAAAGCTGTAGTCTTTTTGGAGCTTGGCTCTTGAAACTCAGCCACTTGATCGAGTCATAGGACTGTACATTGTATTGTCAGTCTAAGTACATGGCTATTGAATTAAACGTCCTTATTACAAATGTTTGCTGATTTATCATGATGGTATATGGCTGGTGCTCTGGTTCAACTCAAAAGTCAGTCGGATACTTGTCCGGCTTGAGCCACAAAGAGAAATCAATTCCTTTCTTCTTAAGTTCTTCAGTAGGAGGGCCAATCCGATCCAAAAGCTGCAGTTCAGTAACAGGATTCATCAACAAGCCAATGAGTATAGAGCTTCTCTAaacaacaatctcccaaaataTTTGTTACGCTAGTTAATGCAGACACCATACAGAATATGCCTAACAACACGCACACCCTATCGCCAGAGATCCCTTAAGAGtgatgaattatttttattcggATTCTAAGTTCATATTATTGACTCTTTGGTGATACAACTTTGAACGCCTGAGAGATTAATATAGAAACAGAATTAAGGAGGGAGGGAGtttgtgtgtggggggggggggtcctgTTTTGACTTTTAAAGATAGGAGACAGTACACGACTTTCTAAGAGCAAACCTGTCCATGAACAATGCCATTGGAAACAAGAACAGATCGATCAAAGACTGTAAACTCTCCACCATCCATGCGTGTTACAACCCCACCAGCTTCTTCAACTATCTGTTGAGAAAATGGCGAAACACATCAATGCTACAAATGCCACAGAATAAGATATGGTTAAATTGGAAATAAAGTTGTTGTACTCAGGCTAAACCAGTGGTAGTTGCTCTAATTGAAATAAATAGCATGGTATATAAAAACGTTGCAGTATATAAGCATCAATTTTATATCTTTTTAGGTGCAAACTCTGTAGTTGATCACAGAaaaggccatcaacagcatTCTAATTAACATTTTAAAACTTGTTAGTCGCACTTTAGAGATAATCTCTGTAACTAATTTCCAACCAAAAATGTCAGAATTCAAGAGGTATAAGGATCCTCGTAACAAAGAAAAGGGATTGCTGATTGAGGTAAGATTTGACCAAGAAAAGGAATAGGTCAATCCCTATTTCCACTGTATTGTCTAAAAAAGGTACTTATTAAGTGTCCATACGTCCATGGGAAAAAAATAATTACCAGGACGCCAGCAGCCATATCCCATGGCTTAAGCCGGTATTCCCAGTAGGCTTCTGTAATGCCCAGTCCAACATGGGACATGTCAGCAGCAGCAGACCCTAGCCTTCGTACTCCCTGAAAAAAGAGAGTATATTTTCAAAAAGAATCAATGAAAATTTAGTTCTGCAAATCTGGGAAATATTCGCTTACCCTGCTAATGTCAGTAAATTCCTTGAACAAATTTATGTTAGTCGTCCATGCATCATCATGTTCATATCCAAACCCAGTGACGAGAAGAGATTGTTCCACCTAGGGAATGACTAACAATTAGGAATAAGAACTTAGAAACTCATATCTGCATTAAAGGAGCAGTCTATGTTACATTGAATTCTGACATTCAGAAATAATTTTATGAACATATGCATTGAGCATACGACAGCTGAGAAATCTTCACAGCAGGCAGGCTTGCACTCACAGATGCACATAATAGGAAAACGGATGTTCGTTCTCATGGTATTTCTAGAAGAGAAAGCATGCTACCTTGTCTGTCTGACTGACATGAACCTTTTGCCCATTACAGTACGCTCCTCCACCTGTTCAAGAGAAAGGAAAACTTGAAAGATGAACTCTAGTGTTCTAGAATAAAGAAGCAAAGCCAGTTGTTGATCAAAGAACCTACCAGAAGATGCAGAAATTGTACGGGTGCTCCAGCACATAGGCCCACCACAAAATTCCACCTAAATAAGATAGTGATAAAACATGAAAATACATAAAGAAACTGCTTCATGTATGTGATGTCCCCATAGGTTGAGGCCCTTTTATCGAAAAGATCATATGGTTCAAGAACATGTGCAAACACGTACCACAGTGGCAGCAGCAGGCTTTCCGCGGAAGAGAACTCCAATGGACACAGAAAAGCTGGGATAACCATGCGCAAAGTTTGTTGTTCCATCTAAAGAGGAGAAATTCTGTAGATTAGATCCCAATGGAGACCATCATGCTATCCTCAATTTCCAATCAGATTTAGTAGCCATGTTTGATTCTTGTCTAGTCATTAGTCAAGATGGCATCAGATCATAATGCTAAAGTTTCAACTACGGGAACCATAGCGTACTCCCAGTAATAACCCTTGTATGCACCTATGTCATAGTCATACTAGTATGCTGTCAGATGAATTGTCCAAGTCATTCTATTCATCAACTTGCCTGTCAATAATAATACACAGAACTGTCACCTTCTAAATCAAGGAAATGGACTAACATATACAAGTGCACAGGTTTCCTGCACTAAATCAAGAATAATCTGGAAAACTACTGGAGCCACCCAGTACAACAACAGTGGTTCATGGCATAAAAGACAAAAACAACCCACCACGTGAATGATTGTCCTTGTTCACCAAATCAAAAGTAGGAACTGAGGAACCGAACCTAAAGGGTCGATGCACCAGAGATACTCTGACAAGGAATCTCCAATAAGGCCACCTTCCTCCCCGAGTATGAGGTGGTCTTTGAAGTTCTTCGTTACAACTTCCAAAATGACTGATTCACTCAACTTGTCTGTGCTGAACAAAGTATAGAGCAAGAGATTCAAATGCTAATGGAGTTTCACTTTATACTTCTTACAAAAAGATGAGTTTAGCAAGTAGCAACACTTTTAAGTATTAAATGAAAAGGGACCAAGAGATTATGCCCCCTATCTTATAGCCATTAAGCTAACAACAGATGCAGAAACAACAAGATTATATAAGAAGCGTTCTTACTCGGTCACCAAGTCTGCAACTCCTTTATAGTGAATATTGCGTGGCTTATTAACAGCTTCCATTACAACCTGTAATGAATGGAAGACAATGAAAACCATCTTAAGAAATGGCATTCATCAACAGTAGAGGAAGAAGGAAACGTGTATTCCCAGCCCTTTAGACCACTATGGTAATCCATATTTGCTCTGTTTATCACTATAATCCTCTTACAAAAAGAACCAGATTGGCCTCTCTAACTTGTCAAAAGACCCAATTGTGTCAGAGTTAGACCTTAAAACCAATGCAACAAGCAGTTCTTGCACCATTGCTCATTAACCAGCACTCCCAGTTCACAAAATGACTAGCATTTCTTATCGCCGTTCAACAAGAGGTACATTTTTTAGCACATTTACCACCACATGCCAACCAAACCAATCATCAACCCTAACACAACCACCAATCTTGTACCGAATCCAACAAAGGAAGCTGAAAACTCACATCGGCCCCGGCCTTGGCGGCTTCCTGGATGACGCCGAGGAGCTCGGCGGCGGGAATCGggccggtggtgggggcggCCACCTTAGGGTACTTCGCGGGCGGGGCCGCCTGCTCCGACGCCACCGCCATGATGGGGCGCGCCTTGCTGGACCTGGAGCCGAGCGCGCGGAGGCGGAGGGTCCGTGATGGCAGCGAGTGCTTGGCATCcttggagagggaggaggaggagattgtGGTGGGGGTGGAAGCGAGGAGATACCGCGCCATTGGTGCTCAGAGAAAGGGTTTGATGCTCCAGCGATTTTTGGAAATGCGCTTTTTGTGTGTGAGCGCGTGCGGAGTGTGCACCCTCTATTTTAAGTTTGTAATAGCTCGTACTTCTACGTTAtaactaaaatataaatattaaatataataacATTAAGTACAAATTAAGATATAAAGATATCGACACGATATGCGAGCGTCGCCAAATAAATATATCAAGAGTGATATTGTAGTTTTATTTTAAATAGGATCTGAAAAAATAGGAGTagattatctatttttttattttttatttttattagtaaaatgggtTTTATATCCGTAGCCGGTAATAAGACGGGAGACTGATGGATGtaaaaaataagtaaattattcgaattttaggAGTTTTTATTAAATAAGATGGAGTAAAGAGAATAGATGATGTAAGAAtcaactcgtattttatatagtaaCGATTTCTATAAAAAATTGAGATATATCACACTATTGCACCACCCAACTATCATAGAGCCTGATTGAGATCCAATTGCCACATTGCTTGATTCACAGGCATTCCGGAGAAACAAATGAGCTGGCATTCTCAAATTGTTGCTATAACCCTTTGAGATTTCCCAAGATGTCAAAGAAAACTTAAAAAGGAATGTTGCAAGATTTAGAGTCGTGGCACATGTGGTGTGGATTACACTAAATTCAGCATGTGACTTGCGAGTGGCGGTCTAAGCAGTCTGTTGACTAATGTAGAAATGTGACATTAGTAATGGAATTCAGCTAGCATTTGAAAGAAACTTATGTTATCGCTCTGTGAAGACTAAATTCTCAAATTTAAGAAAGAAGTACAGATAAACCTTCAAACATTGGTCCCATATTTGTCTAACCCATGTACCATAAACCATGAATTCAACCCTCTAAAACTTCATGAACCCGTCCAAATTGCCCCCTAAGTTGGTTTAGACGGGTGGTTTTGCATCCGCGGTACTCTATCACCCTGGTTTTGCCACTAAAACTATCAGCGTGGATAGGAGGAGTGGAGGGAAATCATTTGACCCCGTTTTTTTCGCCAATTGTACTCACGGACTCATCTCAATCAAGTCGAGATCGTCCGGAGCTTCGTGCGATCACCATCTCGTGTTCATCATCACCGCCGCTAGGCAGAGGGGCTCGGGTGGGGGGAGGACTCATCGAGGAGGTCACAAACTCGCTGAGGACGGCATGGATCGAGTAGGGAGAGGACTCGTTAAGGAGGAGGGTGTGGCCTAGCCGCACCACCGCGGACTCGTCGAGAGTAGGGAGCACAACCGACTCTTGATGGATGCGAAGGGATCAAGCACACCCGAGCCACTTAAGTCTGCCCAGTCTGGCCACGCTGGCTGCATCCGTGGCAAAACTGGGTAACAGAGTGCCATGTGTACAATAATGTCCTCCTAATTTTTCTTAGGGGTGATTTGGACGGGGTAATAAAAGTAGGGGTTGGATTCATGGTTTTGTAGTTCAGAGGGTTACGTGAATTGGCATCAAAGTTCGGATGTGTTATTTGTATATTTGTCTTAATTTAAAGATATCCTCTCGGTCAAGTGAGTGGAATCCTACTCACATGATTTCTCCACCCCATGAAAAGGCAGTTTTCAGCACTATAATTTGAATTAGGTGTGTCCGTATGTTGTATGTTGTTAGGAGTTAGGATTCAAAGAAAACTCTAATTACGTTCTTTTGTGTTTCATCTCTATCGGAATAGTTAGGTTTTTTATATTGGCTCGTCAAACCTATCAGAACCCATCTTTTTTACACTGGTTTGGAACCGACTATGTTAGTACAACCTAGGCAAGGTTCCAATTATGTTGAAACAACGTAGGAGAGTtaaagaaaactctaattgcTAATCGGGGGAAACAAGCAAAAATAAAGTACCACGCTAGTCACGGCTGGGCTAGCAGCTGGCAAGACTGGCTCTTGGAAAGAAGCTTGGCTTCTCATGCACAGCCCTGCGGCTCTTTACTCGGGAGCCTCACAGCCCGGGCAGCTGGGTTGTTTACTGTGCTGAAATTTTAAGTGATGCTAAATACTTGGAATTGTTCATATGAGCACTGTATGATTTGGAAGCACATTTGAATTTGTTCCAAGTTTTTAGCTGAGGCTTTCCAATACCAACGTGTGATGCCACTGCTTTGAAAGTATTAGGATTGCTGATATTTTCCTTATAAGAAAGTCAGGGTTTCATTTTTTTC
This genomic interval carries:
- the LOC133922601 gene encoding phosphatase IMPL1, chloroplastic, which encodes MARYLLASTPTTISSSSLSKDAKHSLPSRTLRLRALGSRSSKARPIMAVASEQAAPPAKYPKVAAPTTGPIPAAELLGVIQEAAKAGADVVMEAVNKPRNIHYKGVADLVTDTDKLSESVILEVVTKNFKDHLILGEEGGLIGDSLSEYLWCIDPLDGTTNFAHGYPSFSVSIGVLFRGKPAAATVVEFCGGPMCWSTRTISASSGGGAYCNGQKVHVSQTDKVEQSLLVTGFGYEHDDAWTTNINLFKEFTDISRGVRRLGSAAADMSHVGLGITEAYWEYRLKPWDMAAGVLIVEEAGGVVTRMDGGEFTVFDRSVLVSNGIVHGQLLDRIGPPTEELKKKGIDFSLWLKPDKYPTDF